A section of the Pediococcus inopinatus genome encodes:
- the dnaE gene encoding DNA polymerase III subunit alpha produces MAFVPLQVTSSFSLLQSTTRITELAKEAKKRGFEALALTDNNIMYGLIDFYNACRKEGIKPILGLKLSLFGRIDSDNHFPILLLAKDQIGYQHLMKISTIKNTQASGADLYYKQINEFLTHLIVIFPGKDSELVTLVGRGDTDSAQQLIKQIQAQADDNSVLIGLNAQQSTVLQNTLQQLGKTSKARTIVVPEVNYLNATDHFATQVLRDIDKGESIRNPEQFENYQGNNWLRPEKDYEAIYKENDLTDAMEMTATVAKQCNVTLNFKKPELPEFTVPDGLDSKTYLTKLTQVGLEKRLKNQSVDKATYQKRLDHELSVIDQMGFNDYFLIVWDVMNFAHHNDITTGPGRGSAAGSLVAYALQITDVDPLQYDLLFERFLNSERSQMPDIDLDIPDNKRDEILNYVHDKYGHSHVSQIITFGTLAAKQALRDVGRVFGMAPYEINDLSKLVPNVLKITLKEALKQSQKLQNWIADSSKNKLLFEIAQQIEGLPRHYSTHAAGVVLSAQNLSDVVPLQSGSDALLLTQYPKDTVEALGLLKMDFLGLRNLSIMANAIRIITRNGHPDFKISDVKLDDPQTLALFQNADTTGVFQFESSGIRNVLRQLHPETFELVAAVDALYRPGPMENIDTFIKRKKGIESVQYPDPSLEPILKSTYGILVYQEQVMQVASVMGGFSLGEADLLRRAMSKKKRAVIDDMQTKFISGAARKGYSKDTAIQVYDYIERFANYGFNKSHAVAYSKMAFELAYLKAHYPAAFFAALLNSVLNNPNQIKRYLMEAKQHGVQVSAPNVNLSQGYFILKNGQIIFGLASIKGARRDFIADVLDERKQNGPFKDLQAFLQRIPAKWLKQDLMESLIYAGAFDSFGYNRAELLQVLPDLLNGVALSGSSMSLFEKLTPKIIKKPDLSLEEKLQKENEILGAYLSGHPVEQYDQLRTKYCITDIIDLTVNQSVTCLIYMTKIRVIRTKRGSQMAFITGSDLTGEIDITVFPEQYQQTTEILQKGKVLLIQGKVDERNGLQVIANHIQLASQLLLNHPNQRWVLRFTETDNITTVENRLRSILQSHPGSIPVLLFYPATDKKVLLEKRFWTTNSEEINSALTNLLGKENVVLQSVKSTDI; encoded by the coding sequence ATGGCTTTTGTACCACTACAAGTAACCAGTAGCTTTAGTTTACTGCAAAGTACCACCAGAATTACTGAACTTGCCAAAGAGGCAAAAAAACGGGGTTTTGAAGCTCTGGCCCTTACAGATAATAATATCATGTATGGCCTTATTGATTTCTATAATGCCTGTCGAAAAGAAGGTATCAAACCAATTTTGGGTTTGAAACTGAGTTTATTTGGCCGCATAGATTCCGATAATCATTTTCCGATTTTATTATTGGCTAAGGATCAGATCGGTTATCAACACCTTATGAAAATTAGCACCATTAAAAATACCCAAGCGTCAGGTGCAGATTTATATTACAAACAAATTAATGAATTTTTGACCCATTTAATTGTTATTTTCCCAGGCAAAGATTCAGAACTAGTAACGCTTGTTGGCCGTGGAGATACCGATTCTGCTCAACAGTTAATTAAACAGATCCAGGCCCAAGCTGATGACAACAGTGTTTTAATTGGTCTTAATGCGCAACAATCAACTGTTTTACAAAATACGCTTCAGCAATTGGGCAAAACTAGTAAAGCACGGACCATTGTTGTCCCCGAAGTCAATTATTTAAATGCTACTGATCATTTTGCTACTCAAGTTCTTAGAGATATCGACAAAGGCGAATCCATTCGCAATCCGGAACAGTTTGAAAATTATCAAGGCAATAATTGGCTTCGACCGGAAAAAGATTACGAGGCTATTTATAAAGAAAATGATTTAACGGACGCAATGGAGATGACTGCAACTGTTGCAAAACAATGCAACGTTACTTTGAATTTTAAGAAACCGGAATTACCAGAGTTTACTGTCCCTGATGGTTTAGATTCCAAAACTTATTTAACAAAACTAACTCAAGTCGGTTTAGAAAAGCGATTGAAAAATCAATCGGTTGATAAAGCAACTTATCAAAAACGTTTGGATCATGAATTATCAGTAATTGACCAAATGGGTTTTAACGATTATTTCTTAATTGTTTGGGACGTTATGAATTTCGCTCATCATAACGACATCACAACTGGTCCGGGGAGAGGATCAGCAGCTGGATCACTTGTCGCATACGCATTACAAATTACAGATGTTGACCCGCTCCAGTATGATTTGTTATTTGAACGTTTTTTAAATTCAGAACGTTCACAAATGCCAGATATTGATTTGGATATTCCAGACAACAAACGTGATGAAATTTTAAACTATGTTCACGATAAGTACGGCCACAGTCATGTTTCACAAATTATTACCTTTGGAACACTTGCTGCCAAACAAGCATTGCGTGATGTCGGACGTGTTTTTGGAATGGCGCCTTACGAAATTAACGATCTCAGTAAATTAGTACCAAATGTCCTCAAAATCACCTTAAAAGAGGCTTTAAAACAATCACAAAAGCTCCAAAACTGGATCGCCGACAGTTCTAAAAATAAATTATTGTTCGAAATTGCCCAACAAATTGAAGGACTTCCAAGACACTATTCAACACATGCGGCTGGTGTTGTGTTGAGCGCCCAAAATTTAAGTGATGTTGTTCCACTTCAGTCTGGAAGTGATGCATTGTTGCTCACTCAATATCCAAAAGACACGGTGGAAGCACTTGGTCTTCTTAAAATGGATTTTCTTGGGTTACGTAATTTGAGTATTATGGCAAATGCCATCCGGATTATCACAAGAAATGGCCATCCAGATTTTAAAATTTCAGACGTTAAACTGGATGATCCACAAACGCTGGCCCTTTTTCAAAATGCAGATACAACGGGTGTTTTTCAGTTTGAATCGAGCGGTATCCGCAATGTTTTGCGCCAATTACACCCAGAAACATTTGAACTGGTTGCTGCAGTTGATGCGCTGTACCGGCCGGGTCCAATGGAAAACATCGATACTTTTATTAAACGAAAAAAAGGGATTGAGTCAGTTCAATATCCAGACCCCAGTCTAGAACCAATTTTGAAGAGTACCTATGGCATTCTTGTTTACCAAGAACAAGTTATGCAAGTGGCATCTGTAATGGGGGGCTTTTCACTTGGAGAAGCTGATTTATTACGTCGGGCTATGAGCAAAAAGAAACGGGCTGTTATTGATGATATGCAAACAAAATTCATCTCAGGAGCTGCTCGTAAAGGATATTCAAAAGATACGGCCATTCAGGTATACGATTATATTGAAAGATTTGCTAATTATGGTTTCAATAAGTCTCATGCGGTTGCCTATTCAAAAATGGCATTTGAACTAGCTTATCTAAAAGCTCATTATCCGGCCGCATTCTTTGCTGCTTTATTGAACTCTGTTTTAAATAATCCAAATCAGATAAAGCGATACTTGATGGAGGCCAAACAACATGGTGTACAGGTTTCTGCCCCCAATGTAAATTTGAGCCAAGGTTATTTCATTTTAAAAAATGGACAAATCATTTTTGGATTAGCCAGTATAAAAGGTGCGCGTCGCGATTTTATTGCTGATGTTTTGGATGAGCGCAAACAAAATGGGCCGTTTAAAGATTTACAAGCATTTTTGCAACGAATTCCGGCGAAATGGTTGAAACAAGATTTGATGGAATCTTTGATTTATGCTGGAGCATTTGACTCATTTGGATATAACCGCGCAGAACTTCTGCAAGTATTGCCAGATTTATTAAATGGTGTTGCATTAAGTGGCAGTAGTATGAGCTTATTTGAAAAATTGACCCCAAAAATAATAAAGAAACCTGATTTGTCTCTCGAAGAAAAGCTCCAAAAGGAAAACGAGATATTAGGTGCTTACCTTTCTGGGCACCCAGTTGAACAATACGACCAATTACGCACTAAATATTGCATTACAGATATTATTGATTTGACAGTTAATCAATCTGTAACTTGCCTAATCTACATGACTAAGATTCGGGTTATTCGTACCAAACGCGGGTCACAAATGGCTTTTATTACTGGTAGTGATTTAACCGGTGAAATTGATATCACGGTTTTTCCCGAGCAATATCAACAAACAACTGAAATTCTTCAAAAGGGAAAAGTCCTCCTAATTCAAGGAAAGGTTGATGAACGCAATGGGCTACAAGTTATTGCTAATCACATTCAGCTCGCAAGCCAACTACTGCTAAATCATCCAAACCAGCGGTGGGTTTTACGATTTACCGAAACTGATAACATAACTACTGTTGAAAATCGATTACGGTCAATTCTGCAGTCCCATCCCGGTTCGATTCCGGTTTTACTTTTCTACCCAGCAACCGATAAAAAAGTTCTTTTGGAAAAACGATTTTGGACGACAAATTCAGAAGAAATCAATTCAGCGCTTACAAACCTGTTAGGTAAGGAAAATGTGGTCTTGCAATCGGTCAAAAGTACCGATATCTAG
- a CDS encoding YjzD family protein: MMKQVVIIFWAFIFGEVIGAIGGALEVMTYKPLTIGIVAALVALITANGISLLSKSDSVK, from the coding sequence ATGATGAAACAAGTAGTAATTATTTTTTGGGCTTTTATTTTTGGAGAAGTAATTGGAGCTATCGGTGGTGCCTTGGAAGTTATGACGTACAAGCCATTAACAATCGGGATCGTCGCAGCACTTGTAGCCCTGATTACCGCTAATGGAATTAGCTTATTATCTAAAAGTGATTCAGTAAAATAA
- the clpB gene encoding ATP-dependent chaperone ClpB, giving the protein MNPDNLTTAVQEAIAEAQKVAVNRKHQAIGVPELFKFLSQPDQIAGGLFTELGVKNQQLQQEIDDELDAVSIVEGENIQYGQSMSSALFNLFQKADELKKKMGDDYISTEVVVLALLAIDDPLTSFLKANGVTTSKLTKEIEKMRGGERVTSKDQETQYKALEKYGVDMVKQVHDGHQDPIIGRDEEILDVMRILSRKTKNNPVLIGEPGVGKTAIVEGLAQRIARKDVPDNLKDKTIFSLDMGSLIAGAKYRGEFEERLKGVLKAVKKADGKIILFIDEIHNIVGAGKTEGSMDAGNLLKPMLARGELHLIGATTLDEYREYMEKDKALERRFQRVLVKEPSIQDTISILRGLKESFEIHHGVKIHDNAIVAAANLSNRYITDRYLPDKAIDLIDEASATIRVEMNSSPTELDQTNRQLMRMEVEETALKNETDSASKKRLVELKSELANTREKKNALQKRWESEKQSIQVVNNKRTELEQAKHKLEEAENNYNLEQAAKLQHGTIPKLEAELKDLQQKEEQESGGWLVEQSVTESEIATVVSKMTGIPVNKLVKGEREKLLHLAESLHKRVIGQNEAVDAVSDAVLRSRAGLQDPKRPLGSFMFLGPTGVGKTELAKALAENLFDSEQHMVRIDMSEYMEKESVSRLVGAAPGYIGYEEGGQLTEAVRRNPYTIVLFDEIEKAHPDVFNILLQVLDDGRLTDGQGRTIDFKNTILIMTSNLGSDILLHGVDDQGRISEQTKQAVQQLTQTKFKPEFLNRIDDIILFAPLNLHDIEQIVGKMITQLSDRLAAQEIQLEISEPAEKWIARQGYDPAYGARPLRRFISNEVETPLAREIIADHVKPHTIVKINLEDEKLVFQTKPTITNEKN; this is encoded by the coding sequence AGTAGCGCTTTATTTAATTTGTTCCAAAAAGCGGATGAATTAAAAAAGAAAATGGGTGACGATTACATTTCAACGGAAGTCGTTGTCCTCGCCTTGTTGGCTATTGACGATCCGTTAACTAGTTTTTTGAAAGCAAATGGGGTTACTACTTCAAAACTAACAAAAGAAATCGAAAAAATGAGAGGAGGAGAAAGAGTGACTTCCAAAGATCAAGAGACCCAATATAAAGCATTAGAAAAATACGGTGTTGATATGGTAAAACAAGTTCATGATGGGCACCAAGATCCAATTATTGGCCGTGATGAAGAAATCCTGGACGTGATGCGTATCCTGTCAAGAAAAACTAAAAATAATCCTGTTTTAATTGGGGAACCTGGGGTAGGTAAAACTGCCATCGTTGAGGGTTTAGCACAACGAATTGCGCGAAAAGACGTCCCGGATAATCTAAAAGACAAAACCATTTTTTCCTTGGATATGGGCTCACTAATTGCTGGTGCGAAGTATCGAGGAGAATTTGAAGAACGTTTAAAAGGTGTTTTAAAGGCTGTAAAAAAGGCTGATGGTAAAATTATTCTGTTTATCGACGAAATTCATAATATTGTCGGTGCCGGAAAAACCGAGGGAAGTATGGATGCTGGTAATTTGTTAAAGCCAATGCTTGCTCGTGGCGAATTACATTTAATTGGGGCAACCACACTTGATGAATATCGAGAATATATGGAAAAAGATAAAGCCCTTGAACGCCGCTTCCAAAGAGTTTTGGTCAAAGAACCTTCTATTCAGGATACAATTAGCATTTTACGAGGTTTAAAAGAAAGTTTTGAAATTCATCATGGCGTAAAAATTCATGATAATGCAATTGTGGCTGCCGCTAATTTATCGAACCGTTACATTACGGATCGCTATTTGCCAGACAAAGCAATCGATCTCATTGATGAAGCTTCTGCTACAATTCGGGTGGAAATGAATTCCAGTCCAACCGAACTGGATCAGACCAATCGCCAGTTGATGCGGATGGAAGTTGAAGAAACTGCTCTAAAAAACGAAACTGATAGCGCATCTAAAAAAAGATTAGTTGAATTAAAATCCGAACTTGCAAATACGCGTGAAAAGAAAAATGCGCTTCAAAAACGATGGGAGTCTGAAAAACAGTCGATTCAAGTCGTTAATAATAAAAGAACTGAACTGGAACAAGCCAAACATAAGTTAGAAGAAGCTGAAAATAATTATAATTTAGAGCAAGCCGCAAAGCTACAGCATGGCACAATTCCCAAATTGGAAGCTGAGTTAAAGGATCTCCAACAAAAAGAAGAACAGGAATCCGGCGGTTGGTTAGTGGAGCAATCCGTTACCGAGTCAGAAATTGCCACAGTGGTCAGCAAAATGACCGGCATCCCCGTTAATAAGTTAGTTAAAGGTGAACGAGAAAAGCTTTTACATTTGGCTGAAAGCTTGCATAAAAGAGTTATTGGCCAAAATGAAGCTGTTGATGCCGTTTCAGACGCTGTTCTTCGCTCGCGAGCGGGTTTACAAGACCCTAAACGACCACTTGGATCATTTATGTTTCTTGGTCCCACAGGGGTCGGAAAAACTGAATTGGCAAAAGCTTTGGCCGAAAATCTATTTGACTCTGAACAACATATGGTCAGAATCGACATGTCAGAATATATGGAAAAAGAATCAGTTTCTCGTTTGGTGGGGGCAGCCCCGGGATATATCGGTTATGAAGAAGGCGGCCAATTGACAGAAGCTGTCCGGCGCAACCCATATACCATTGTCCTTTTTGACGAAATTGAAAAAGCTCACCCTGATGTTTTTAACATCTTATTACAGGTACTAGATGATGGTCGTTTAACAGACGGTCAGGGGCGAACAATTGATTTTAAAAACACAATTCTAATTATGACATCTAACTTAGGTTCTGATATATTGTTACACGGCGTTGATGACCAGGGAAGAATATCTGAACAGACAAAACAGGCGGTTCAGCAACTTACTCAAACAAAATTTAAGCCAGAATTTTTAAACCGAATTGACGATATTATCTTATTTGCACCACTTAATTTACACGATATTGAACAAATCGTTGGAAAAATGATTACCCAGCTTTCCGATCGCTTAGCGGCCCAAGAAATTCAACTCGAAATTTCTGAACCTGCTGAAAAATGGATAGCTCGGCAAGGATACGACCCAGCGTACGGGGCACGGCCATTACGGCGTTTTATTTCAAATGAGGTGGAAACGCCTTTAGCTAGAGAAATTATTGCTGATCATGTTAAGCCACATACGATCGTAAAAATTAACCTTGAAGACGAAAAATTAGTTTTTCAAACTAAACCAACAATAACAAATGAAAAAAATTAA